The following proteins are co-located in the Silene latifolia isolate original U9 population chromosome 1, ASM4854445v1, whole genome shotgun sequence genome:
- the LOC141586935 gene encoding uncharacterized protein LOC141586935, with protein MRQRRWIELIGDYDMDLLYHEGKANVVADALSRKSIHALISARSRVRMLGELRKMGIYMIRRGETIGDMTVEPELYEEIRELQKEDARVQKWRSAVEQAGTEPYSKFSIHSDGSLRFGQRWCVPANEELKRKILTEAHATPYSVHPGGDK; from the coding sequence atgagacagaggaggtggatcgAGTTGATTGGTGACTATGACATGGACCTACtctatcatgaagggaaggcgaatgtcgtagctgatgctttgagtcggAAGTCTATCCATGCCCTGATCAGTGCCAGATCCAGGGTGAGGATGTTGGGTGAGCTAAGAAAGATGGGGATTTACATGATCCGACGAGGCGAGACTATTGGAGATATGACAGTTGAGCCAGAGTTGTACGAGGAGATTCGAGAGTTACAGAAAGAGGATGCTAGAGTTCAGAAATGGCGCAGTGCAGTGGAACAGGCAGGTACAGAACCCTACTCTAAATTCAGTATTCAttcagatgggagcttgaggtttggACAGAGGTGGTGTGTGCCAGCTAATGAGGAACTGAAGAGGAAAATTCTTACTGAGGCACATGCTACTCCTTATTCTGTACATCCTGGAGGGGATAAGTaa
- the LOC141586944 gene encoding uncharacterized protein LOC141586944 has translation MDWLGKYKAFIDCYQKKISLRGPKGVRVTYKGYMVKPKVKFISVNTLKSSLRKGDQLILCQMWDRESETPRISEIPVVRDFEGVFPEEIPGLPPRRDVDFSIDLKPRAGPISKPPYRMGPKEMEELKKQLDELAEKGYIRPSVSPWGAPVLFVKKKDGSLKFVCGLPRVE, from the coding sequence atggattggttgggaaagtacaaagctttcATTGACTGTTACCAAAAGAAAATATCACTGAGAGGACCTAAGGGAGTTAGAGTAACCTACAAGGGATacatggtcaaacccaaagtcaaatttATTTCTGTAAATACCCTAAAATCGAGTCTGAGGAAGGGAGACCAGTTGATATTGTGTCAGATGTGGGATAGAGAGTCTGAGACCCCCAGGATTTCTGAGATACCTGTGGTGAGAGACTTTGAGGGGGTATTCCCGGAAGAGATTCCTGGGCTACCACCTAGGCGTGACGTTgacttttccattgatctaaAGCCGCGAGCTGGACCTATATCTAAGCCACCATATCGTATGGGACCGAaagagatggaagaattgaagaAGCAATTGGATGAATTGGCTGAGAAGGGATATATTCGACccagtgtttcaccttggggagcacctgtGCTATTTGTCAAGAAAAAGGATGGAAGTTTGAAATTTGTGTGTGGATTACCGAGAGTTGAATAA